From the Solibacillus sp. FSL R5-0449 genome, one window contains:
- a CDS encoding ABC transporter permease has translation MFLAIKEMKHAKKRFMMIGAIIMLIAWLVFILSGLGNGLSSLAAATMKNIDGDLFIYEEGSEATMMKTKVPGTIADDVEGQFGVKEAAKFGQSTVIVKSPDAKDKVDVAFLGIEPGKFIEPKVASGNQLSAEDKMGVIIDESLQEKGYEIGDKIEVTSSSIELTVVGITKGETFNHLPSVFVNVDVWQSYAFAAPGSDNGLESPVAMIALQGTDIDAEKIEDNYAEIDTFTKSEAVMGMPGYKEESGTIYMMLAFLFIISAVIIAVFFYVFILQKTQQFGVMKAIGASDSFIKKSIISQVFVLSLISIIAGIVLTYLTALVFPEGMPFSLDFKMVILYAIVLLIVSVLGSVISARQVTKIDPLTAIGRVE, from the coding sequence ATGTTTTTAGCAATTAAAGAAATGAAACACGCTAAAAAACGTTTCATGATGATTGGCGCAATTATTATGCTTATCGCATGGCTTGTATTTATTTTATCAGGATTAGGTAATGGCTTATCATCATTAGCTGCAGCCACAATGAAAAATATCGACGGAGATCTTTTTATTTATGAGGAAGGCTCTGAAGCAACAATGATGAAAACAAAGGTACCAGGTACGATTGCCGATGATGTGGAAGGACAATTTGGTGTAAAAGAGGCTGCTAAATTTGGACAATCTACTGTTATCGTGAAGTCACCGGATGCGAAAGATAAAGTGGACGTAGCATTCCTTGGAATCGAACCAGGGAAGTTTATCGAGCCAAAAGTTGCTTCAGGTAACCAGTTATCTGCTGAAGACAAAATGGGTGTAATCATCGATGAGTCATTACAGGAAAAAGGCTATGAAATCGGCGATAAAATTGAGGTAACAAGCTCAAGCATCGAATTAACAGTAGTCGGTATTACAAAAGGTGAAACATTCAACCATTTACCAAGTGTATTTGTAAACGTAGACGTTTGGCAAAGCTATGCATTTGCAGCACCAGGATCAGATAATGGCCTAGAGAGCCCAGTAGCAATGATCGCATTACAAGGTACAGACATTGACGCTGAAAAAATCGAGGACAACTATGCTGAAATTGATACATTTACAAAATCTGAAGCTGTAATGGGTATGCCAGGTTATAAAGAAGAAAGCGGCACAATCTATATGATGCTTGCCTTCCTATTCATTATTTCAGCTGTAATTATTGCAGTATTCTTCTATGTATTCATTTTACAAAAAACACAACAGTTTGGTGTTATGAAAGCAATTGGTGCATCAGACAGCTTTATTAAAAAATCAATTATTTCTCAAGTATTCGTGTTATCACTAATCAGCATCATTGCCGGCATTGTATTAACGTACTTGACTGCTCTTGTTTTTCCAGAGGGAATGCCGTTTAGCTTAGACTTTAAAATGGTTATTTTATATGCCATTGTGTTATTAATTGTTTCTGTTTTAGGTTCTGTTATTTCAGCCCGCCAAGTGACAAAAATTGATCCTTTAACAGCGATTGGGAGAGTGGAATAA
- a CDS encoding ABC transporter ATP-binding protein, translated as MPGLVLKNVTKTFKEGSSTVDALKNVSLTVNPGDFIAIIGPSGSGKSTLLSIAGALLQPSTGEVLVNGTDIGKMKEKDLSAFRLTDVGFILQTSNLIPYLTVLDQLLLVRKMKGKVTAEDTKFAKTLLTELGLGDKFNKFPNELSGGERQRVAIARAFVNNSNIILADEPTASLDSKRAFEVVKQIRKEVKERNKAAIMVTHDERMLEFCDKVYRMEDGILTLEA; from the coding sequence ATGCCAGGTTTAGTACTGAAAAATGTAACGAAAACATTCAAAGAAGGGTCTTCTACAGTAGATGCATTAAAAAATGTATCCCTTACAGTAAACCCGGGTGATTTCATCGCGATTATCGGTCCATCAGGTTCAGGGAAAAGTACACTTTTATCGATTGCGGGAGCATTACTTCAGCCATCGACAGGCGAAGTACTTGTTAACGGGACAGATATCGGCAAGATGAAGGAAAAAGATTTATCGGCTTTTCGCTTAACAGATGTCGGTTTCATTTTACAAACATCGAACTTAATTCCTTATTTAACAGTGTTAGATCAGTTGTTGCTTGTACGTAAAATGAAAGGTAAAGTTACAGCTGAAGATACAAAATTTGCAAAAACATTATTAACGGAATTAGGATTAGGCGATAAGTTCAACAAATTCCCGAATGAATTATCTGGTGGGGAACGTCAACGTGTTGCGATTGCTCGTGCGTTCGTGAATAATTCAAACATCATTTTAGCGGATGAACCAACAGCAAGCTTAGATTCTAAGCGCGCATTTGAAGTTGTAAAGCAAATCCGAAAAGAAGTTAAAGAACGTAACAAAGCAGCAATTATGGTAACCCATGATGAACGTATGCTGGAGTTCTGCGATAAAGTTTATCGTATGGAAGACGGAATTTTAACTTTGGAAGCATAG
- a CDS encoding Mu transposase C-terminal domain-containing protein, with amino-acid sequence MNFYVNEILQDCQQEKVYRILWIDSGNIIMYILELNNPKAFPEKKLVSEISDLIVDDWRKIIDTSYDAIVSDEYEKKHYEVRDAAWEIIEEIVKEEPTIYEKSFRTKLIKETQEKHQVTYPTMRKYLYKYWSRGKTIDALLPDYKNSGGKGKEKKAGESKRGRPSVYGVKGINVDEETKRIFRLAIDKYYLTSKQNSITATYKFMLKEFYAENIYFENGVEKVLLKDEDVLPTITQFKYWYQKEYNAPEVLIARKGEKRFNKDHRAVLNTSQSEVFGPGSRYQIDATIADVYLVSEVNRNWIIGRPVVYLVMDVFSRMVVGMYVGLEGPSWAGAMMAMTNVVADKKKYCAQYDIEISEEDWPSHHLPEILLADKGEFEGYNVERLVKAFNLHVENAASYRADWKGIVEKQFDLIQKKVKPLLPGYIDVDFQERGAKDYRLDAKLTLKEFTQILIKQVLQHNTKHYLKTYVRDRDLVADDVQLIPLELWNWGIKNRTGKLRAFAEDLVKLHLLPRGTATVNYKGIQFKGISYSCDKAIQESWFENARMKGSWKIEIAYDPRNMSYVYVLNDMDSSFEACYMLEVSKRYEGLSIDEITYWKRQERLLEKGQNHKQLQKDVDYIADVEAIIKKAEKAKKEQQDPTLSKLEQVSAIRDNRKEEKERQHKAEAKPIIEKQVADTEVIEFPQTIAETDFKRPNVRDFLKRRKGDKDE; translated from the coding sequence ATGAATTTTTATGTTAATGAAATTTTACAAGACTGCCAACAAGAAAAAGTATATAGAATTCTTTGGATTGATTCTGGCAATATCATTATGTACATTTTAGAACTTAATAATCCTAAAGCCTTTCCTGAAAAAAAGTTGGTTTCTGAAATAAGTGATTTGATAGTCGATGATTGGAGAAAGATAATTGATACTTCCTATGATGCGATTGTATCGGATGAATATGAAAAGAAGCATTATGAAGTGCGAGATGCTGCGTGGGAAATTATTGAAGAAATCGTGAAGGAAGAACCAACTATTTATGAAAAGTCTTTTCGTACGAAGCTTATAAAAGAAACACAGGAAAAGCATCAAGTAACCTATCCAACTATGCGTAAATATTTATATAAATATTGGTCAAGAGGTAAGACGATAGATGCTTTGCTTCCGGATTATAAAAACTCTGGTGGAAAAGGAAAAGAGAAAAAGGCAGGAGAAAGTAAGCGTGGTAGACCATCTGTATATGGTGTAAAAGGAATAAATGTTGATGAAGAAACGAAAAGAATTTTTAGACTAGCTATTGATAAGTATTATTTAACTTCAAAACAAAACAGTATAACTGCAACATATAAGTTTATGCTAAAAGAATTTTATGCAGAGAATATTTATTTTGAAAATGGTGTTGAAAAGGTTCTTTTAAAAGATGAAGATGTTCTTCCGACAATTACACAATTTAAATATTGGTATCAAAAAGAATATAATGCACCAGAAGTATTAATCGCAAGAAAAGGTGAAAAACGTTTTAATAAAGATCATCGTGCAGTTTTAAATACATCTCAATCAGAAGTATTTGGCCCAGGTTCTCGTTATCAAATTGACGCAACAATCGCAGATGTTTATTTAGTTTCGGAAGTGAATAGAAATTGGATTATAGGGCGTCCAGTTGTGTATTTAGTAATGGACGTATTTAGCCGAATGGTAGTCGGCATGTATGTCGGTTTAGAAGGGCCTTCATGGGCAGGGGCAATGATGGCAATGACCAATGTTGTTGCTGATAAAAAGAAGTATTGTGCGCAATATGACATTGAAATAAGTGAAGAGGATTGGCCAAGCCACCACTTACCAGAAATTTTGTTAGCAGATAAAGGTGAATTTGAAGGATACAATGTTGAACGACTGGTAAAAGCATTTAACTTACATGTTGAAAATGCTGCTTCCTATCGTGCTGATTGGAAAGGCATAGTAGAGAAGCAATTTGATTTAATTCAAAAGAAAGTAAAGCCTCTACTGCCAGGTTATATTGACGTAGATTTTCAAGAGCGCGGAGCAAAAGATTATAGATTAGACGCAAAACTGACATTGAAGGAATTTACGCAAATTTTAATTAAGCAAGTTTTACAACATAATACAAAGCATTATTTAAAAACGTATGTACGTGACCGAGATTTAGTAGCAGATGATGTACAGCTAATCCCTCTTGAACTTTGGAATTGGGGCATTAAAAATCGTACCGGAAAGCTACGAGCCTTCGCTGAGGATTTAGTGAAGCTTCACTTACTTCCTAGAGGTACGGCTACTGTGAATTATAAAGGGATTCAGTTTAAAGGCATATCTTATAGCTGTGATAAAGCTATTCAAGAAAGCTGGTTTGAAAATGCTCGAATGAAGGGCTCTTGGAAAATTGAAATTGCGTATGACCCTAGAAATATGAGCTATGTTTACGTCTTAAACGATATGGATAGTTCTTTTGAAGCTTGCTATATGCTAGAAGTATCTAAAAGGTATGAAGGTTTAAGCATAGATGAAATAACATATTGGAAACGACAAGAGCGACTGCTAGAAAAAGGACAAAATCATAAACAGCTTCAAAAAGATGTTGATTATATTGCTGATGTGGAAGCGATTATTAAGAAAGCGGAGAAAGCGAAAAAGGAACAGCAAGATCCGACGCTAAGTAAATTGGAACAAGTTAGTGCGATTCGAGATAACCGTAAGGAAGAAAAGGAAAGACAGCACAAAGCGGAAGCAAAGCCAATAATTGAAAAGCAAGTAGCAGATACAGAGGTTATTGAGTTTCCTCAAACAATTGCTGAAACAGACTTTAAAAGACCTAATGTACGAGATTTTTTAAAACGTAGAAAGGGTGATAAAGATGAATGA
- a CDS encoding TnsD family transposase produces the protein MLSYFPNLYPDELLYSWFARYHDHSGNTSSKRTMKELFGNMSSVAVVDFPNNLESFYRNIAHFNPPNINELVRNHTLYNYYTAFQSDIMKCRARNHINNGGKPGAIHMFLGIAASTIKNWQYLRFCPSCVQQDREQYGEAYWHMSQQLPKVFYCHLHQELLHDSTIEFRNPHKHEFVSAEKATLSSPHLLTVFSPKIEQQLKKLSNESINLIHYVENTQIQDFTQIYKYLMQVNDYANHFGKVHQQYFTQQFKHYYGEEFLTLMDCNFDEHSDTSWLRSIVRKHRKAFHPVQHLLLLQFLNVSFKDLEKFIGKKYEPFGQAPYYCLNPAADHYKQRIVSNVTITTCTDTRKPVGTFSCDCGFVYSRRGPDMDKLDALKVGRIKNFGPVWQAKLIQLATRGLSLYSIAQVLECDYATVKKYISNSKDKSLNNKELLMDLRIQKEAEWLKLIEIYSDYTVTQLREINSALYAWHYRNNRSWLTENPPRTTMKVAVNKRVDWEKRDLDTLHLVKKAIQKLYAIEKPVYVNKSRVAKKIGQLSLLEKLLDKLPQTKVYLNKHIETREQFQIRRIKWACRKLYMEDENNIVTWKVRRIAGLRNKLSNVVEIALENEIKLYQQGEMQNEIKTMDFW, from the coding sequence ATGCTTAGTTATTTTCCTAATCTTTATCCGGACGAATTGTTGTATAGCTGGTTTGCACGCTATCATGATCACTCCGGCAACACAAGCTCAAAGCGAACAATGAAAGAATTGTTCGGAAATATGAGTTCAGTAGCCGTAGTAGATTTCCCTAATAATTTAGAGAGTTTTTATAGAAACATCGCACATTTTAATCCACCTAATATCAATGAATTGGTGAGAAATCATACACTGTATAATTACTACACAGCTTTTCAATCAGATATAATGAAATGTCGTGCAAGAAACCATATTAATAACGGCGGAAAGCCTGGAGCTATTCATATGTTTCTAGGCATCGCTGCTTCCACAATCAAAAATTGGCAATATCTTCGGTTTTGTCCTAGTTGTGTACAGCAAGATAGAGAACAATACGGAGAAGCTTATTGGCACATGAGTCAGCAATTGCCGAAAGTGTTTTATTGCCACTTACATCAAGAATTACTTCACGATTCAACTATTGAATTTCGCAACCCACATAAACATGAATTTGTTTCAGCTGAAAAAGCAACGTTATCATCACCACATTTACTTACTGTATTTTCACCAAAGATTGAGCAACAATTGAAAAAGCTTTCCAATGAAAGTATTAATTTAATCCACTATGTAGAAAACACACAAATACAAGACTTCACACAAATCTATAAATATTTAATGCAAGTAAATGACTATGCTAATCATTTCGGAAAAGTGCATCAGCAATATTTTACGCAGCAGTTCAAACACTACTATGGAGAAGAATTTTTAACATTAATGGATTGCAATTTCGATGAACATTCCGATACGTCATGGCTAAGAAGCATTGTTAGAAAACACCGTAAGGCATTTCATCCAGTGCAGCATCTATTGTTACTACAGTTTTTAAACGTTTCTTTTAAAGATTTAGAAAAGTTTATAGGTAAGAAATATGAGCCGTTTGGACAGGCACCCTATTATTGTTTAAATCCAGCGGCGGATCATTATAAACAACGTATTGTATCAAACGTTACTATAACAACTTGTACGGATACTAGAAAGCCTGTTGGTACGTTTAGCTGTGACTGTGGATTTGTTTATTCAAGGCGCGGACCAGATATGGACAAGTTAGATGCCCTGAAAGTAGGTAGAATAAAGAATTTTGGTCCTGTATGGCAGGCTAAATTAATCCAATTAGCAACAAGAGGATTAAGTCTGTATAGTATTGCGCAAGTTTTAGAATGTGATTATGCAACGGTGAAAAAATATATATCTAACTCAAAAGATAAATCTCTAAATAATAAAGAGCTTCTTATGGATTTACGTATTCAAAAAGAAGCAGAGTGGCTCAAGTTAATAGAAATATATTCTGATTATACCGTTACGCAATTAAGAGAAATCAATTCAGCTTTATATGCTTGGCATTATCGTAATAACCGTAGTTGGTTAACAGAAAATCCTCCTAGAACGACCATGAAAGTGGCAGTTAATAAACGAGTTGATTGGGAGAAGCGAGATTTAGATACTCTTCATTTGGTGAAGAAAGCAATTCAAAAATTGTACGCCATCGAAAAGCCTGTATACGTCAATAAAAGTAGAGTAGCAAAGAAAATCGGGCAATTATCATTGCTTGAAAAGCTATTAGATAAGCTCCCGCAAACAAAAGTTTATCTCAATAAACATATAGAAACACGCGAGCAATTTCAAATTCGTCGTATTAAATGGGCATGTAGAAAGCTTTACATGGAAGATGAAAACAATATAGTAACTTGGAAAGTTAGACGCATAGCAGGATTAAGGAATAAACTAAGCAATGTTGTAGAAATAGCTTTAGAAAATGAAATAAAACTTTATCAGCAAGGGGAAATGCAAAATGAAATTAAGACCATGGACTTTTGGTAA
- a CDS encoding ATP-binding protein has protein sequence MNEPNLQGIMPAIYNEQEIIDFKGNPLIEALPPILSPEEAYEKLSYYPPYDVQEANLPTHIRYHAIPRINKFFQPVMQHLDLEQRFSRLLRHGYVSRNPRLPDYNRALNGSQDIRSTASSMTLMGFSGIGKTTAIERVLSLYPQVILHEHPLNLMQVVWLKLNCPHDGSLKSLCLDFFLKMDALLGTNYYEKFGNRRNSISSMVTQMGKIARLHCIGAIIIDEIQHLLATRDNNSEKMMNFFVTLINEIGVPVILIGTMRAKAVLQQDFRQARRGSGQGDMVWQQMKKDDDWDLLIESLWEYQWIQKRTSLTEELNQTFYEESQGIVDIAVKLFALAQGRAIETGAEMITPAAIKQVAKDDLKLVQPMLKALKDGRTSELEKYADIMPMDIEEYLVMRESKIDLRATIQKKKELQAQKRQDKRLTHIETIMSSLIALGIDVEIAQKATTKALNETDNKDLPSLMKSAINIAEQLSKPKQKVTKERTGTLVKIVEQAKKNKQSNYELLKEAGYIKSPLDEYAM, from the coding sequence ATGAATGAGCCAAATCTTCAAGGAATTATGCCAGCTATATACAATGAGCAAGAAATTATTGATTTCAAAGGTAATCCTTTAATTGAAGCATTACCACCAATTCTTTCACCCGAAGAAGCGTACGAAAAATTAAGCTACTATCCGCCTTACGATGTACAGGAAGCTAATTTACCAACACATATACGCTATCATGCGATTCCTCGCATTAATAAATTTTTTCAGCCAGTTATGCAGCATTTGGATTTGGAACAACGATTTTCTAGATTGTTACGCCATGGTTATGTTAGTAGGAATCCTAGGCTACCAGATTATAATCGTGCATTAAACGGATCTCAAGATATCCGTTCCACAGCATCTAGTATGACGTTAATGGGATTTTCGGGTATCGGTAAAACAACGGCGATTGAACGGGTATTATCGCTTTATCCGCAAGTGATATTGCATGAACATCCATTAAATTTAATGCAAGTCGTGTGGTTAAAATTAAATTGCCCGCATGACGGATCATTAAAGTCTTTATGCTTAGATTTCTTTTTAAAGATGGACGCGCTACTTGGTACAAATTATTATGAGAAGTTTGGCAATCGAAGAAACTCAATCAGCTCCATGGTTACGCAAATGGGGAAAATTGCTCGCTTACATTGCATTGGTGCAATCATTATTGATGAAATCCAACATTTATTAGCGACACGAGATAATAATTCAGAGAAAATGATGAATTTCTTTGTGACGTTGATTAATGAAATTGGTGTACCTGTAATATTAATTGGAACGATGCGAGCAAAAGCGGTGTTGCAGCAGGATTTTCGACAAGCACGTAGAGGTAGTGGCCAAGGCGATATGGTTTGGCAGCAAATGAAGAAAGATGATGATTGGGATTTACTTATTGAGAGTCTATGGGAATACCAATGGATTCAAAAACGTACAAGCTTAACTGAAGAGCTAAATCAAACCTTTTACGAAGAGAGCCAAGGCATTGTAGATATAGCTGTAAAATTGTTTGCATTAGCACAAGGTAGAGCTATTGAAACAGGTGCGGAGATGATTACTCCGGCAGCAATTAAGCAAGTAGCAAAGGACGATTTAAAGCTAGTACAGCCAATGTTGAAAGCACTAAAGGATGGACGAACATCTGAACTAGAGAAATATGCCGATATTATGCCAATGGATATTGAAGAATATTTAGTTATGCGAGAGTCGAAAATTGATTTAAGAGCAACTATTCAAAAGAAAAAGGAACTGCAAGCTCAAAAGCGTCAAGACAAGCGGCTTACGCATATAGAAACTATTATGAGTTCTTTAATAGCATTAGGAATCGATGTAGAGATAGCGCAAAAAGCTACTACTAAGGCATTGAATGAAACAGATAATAAAGATTTACCGTCACTAATGAAATCAGCAATTAATATAGCGGAACAATTGAGCAAGCCGAAGCAAAAAGTAACTAAAGAACGTACAGGCACATTAGTAAAAATAGTAGAACAAGCAAAGAAAAATAAACAATCGAATTATGAATTATTGAAAGAAGCAGGATATATCAAATCGCCTTTGGATGAATATGCAATGTAG
- a CDS encoding TnsA endonuclease N-terminal domain-containing protein: MPKRQTGWTEAKISRYIKEGRGQGELAFYNPWLTIQDVPSSGRVHHFIGWKTSREHHLLSDLEFNYHCICDWAENVVDIREQFPLDREITLQIADELGINHPTDRKTNTPIVMTTDCFLTIREGNLIVYKARTLKFEKDLNDHRNIEKFEIERYYWAQQGIDWAIVTEKELPTIFVNNLKFLRDAYFINDDENLELLMGEWHTFTGSILANLQAFDIKFNLEIGTGISLFKHALAKKLLKVNMHEKITLNEDVSNVIVATLTDSKKRWA, translated from the coding sequence TTGCCAAAACGACAAACTGGTTGGACTGAAGCAAAAATCTCTCGGTATATCAAGGAAGGTAGAGGGCAAGGGGAACTTGCCTTTTACAACCCTTGGCTAACAATTCAAGATGTTCCTTCTAGTGGTCGAGTACATCATTTTATTGGTTGGAAAACATCAAGAGAACATCATTTATTATCAGATTTAGAGTTTAACTATCATTGCATTTGTGATTGGGCAGAAAATGTTGTGGATATTCGCGAGCAATTTCCTTTAGATCGAGAAATAACATTACAAATAGCGGACGAACTAGGTATAAATCATCCAACGGACAGGAAGACAAATACTCCTATAGTAATGACTACGGATTGCTTTTTAACTATAAGAGAAGGCAATTTGATTGTCTATAAAGCTCGTACTCTTAAATTTGAAAAAGACCTTAATGATCATAGAAATATCGAAAAATTTGAAATAGAAAGATATTATTGGGCACAACAAGGTATTGACTGGGCGATTGTCACTGAAAAAGAGTTACCTACAATTTTCGTAAATAATTTAAAGTTTTTACGCGATGCGTATTTTATTAATGACGACGAAAATTTAGAGTTGCTAATGGGAGAGTGGCACACTTTTACTGGCTCTATACTTGCAAATTTACAAGCTTTTGATATTAAATTTAATCTTGAAATTGGAACGGGAATTAGCTTATTTAAACATGCCTTAGCGAAAAAATTATTAAAAGTGAATATGCATGAAAAAATAACTTTAAATGAAGATGTTTCTAATGTAATAGTGGCGACTTTAACTGATTCTAAAAAGAGGTGGGCTTAA
- a CDS encoding Tn7-like element transposition protein TnsE: MKLRPWTFGKDKEVVLKWVGNVEIKDKQWRIRAAFEVDNQIKMLDFPIAALPLLRVGAFYKDGQLMDTNTTGIVYDVNIPQLNLYKVVSSLDACKAFGYYLHKMPELMFQNVFEYTVEGNTYFLPQFEFIRAVFAINKTITNSMIQPNGLELLVKKSYINNYKAYLELAYEIPNAVVKDDNFLRYFVWLYFSPEIKTSFESIYTLIKTKEKNGRYMRLEVQLPSSSNTQIRFRGLQNGNKFLILQWLGSDLEGTYFNDIEIIHKAFKKRIYAPADRKYRNSQSKDGFESILNDDSNERSRQDTNQPVENILGTQFDFGNPATIHKVFGDTQHVNQGDIYISNKGQGGGIQKEQHQIVGLDDSVLGGTIQPIEFNSVEVTRNTRGQGLEKFIKMIQLLSTYTHKYQVALNFINLPLGRKFSLLPDGTRRICCLVHVKCKLSNKEYYILEIATPDKRNLSTLILTSMDKSNIELSILTIIKSLVFNSGNWKTEELFKYDFKRLKHIDQNYFEWKIRLEKAFQ, from the coding sequence ATGAAATTAAGACCATGGACTTTTGGTAAGGATAAAGAAGTAGTTTTGAAATGGGTTGGTAATGTTGAAATTAAAGATAAACAGTGGAGAATTAGGGCTGCTTTTGAAGTAGATAATCAAATTAAAATGCTAGATTTTCCAATTGCTGCATTACCTTTGTTACGGGTAGGTGCATTTTATAAAGATGGTCAGCTTATGGATACTAATACTACGGGTATTGTTTATGACGTAAACATACCTCAGTTGAATCTATATAAAGTTGTAAGCTCTTTAGATGCTTGTAAGGCGTTTGGTTATTACTTGCATAAGATGCCTGAGTTGATGTTTCAAAATGTTTTTGAATATACGGTGGAAGGTAATACATATTTCCTTCCACAATTTGAATTTATTCGCGCGGTATTTGCAATTAATAAAACTATTACAAACTCAATGATACAACCTAATGGATTAGAGCTTTTGGTTAAAAAATCATATATAAATAATTACAAAGCTTATTTAGAACTTGCATATGAGATTCCTAATGCGGTTGTAAAAGATGACAATTTTTTACGGTATTTTGTCTGGTTATACTTTAGTCCCGAGATTAAAACTTCCTTTGAATCTATTTATACATTAATCAAAACTAAGGAAAAAAATGGAAGGTATATGAGATTAGAAGTGCAGCTCCCTAGTAGCAGTAACACTCAAATTCGTTTCCGAGGATTACAAAATGGTAACAAGTTTTTGATTTTACAGTGGTTAGGTTCTGATTTAGAAGGAACGTACTTTAATGATATAGAAATTATACATAAGGCATTTAAGAAAAGAATTTATGCACCAGCTGATCGAAAATATCGAAATTCACAATCAAAAGATGGATTTGAAAGTATTTTAAATGATGATTCAAATGAACGTTCAAGGCAAGATACTAATCAGCCAGTAGAAAATATATTAGGTACACAATTTGATTTTGGTAATCCTGCGACTATACATAAGGTATTTGGCGATACTCAACATGTAAATCAAGGTGATATTTATATTTCAAATAAAGGTCAAGGTGGTGGTATTCAAAAGGAGCAACACCAAATAGTAGGTTTGGATGATTCAGTCTTAGGAGGGACGATTCAACCGATTGAATTTAATTCGGTGGAAGTAACTAGAAATACTAGAGGGCAAGGTCTAGAGAAGTTTATAAAGATGATTCAATTGTTGTCTACATATACTCATAAATATCAAGTTGCTTTGAATTTTATTAATTTACCGTTAGGAAGGAAATTTTCGTTATTACCGGATGGAACAAGAAGAATTTGTTGTTTAGTACATGTAAAGTGCAAACTGAGTAATAAGGAATATTACATACTTGAAATAGCGACTCCCGATAAAAGGAACCTGTCAACATTAATACTTACATCTATGGATAAATCTAATATTGAATTAAGCATATTAACAATTATTAAAAGTCTTGTATTCAATAGCGGGAATTGGAAGACAGAAGAACTTTTCAAATATGATTTTAAAAGATTAAAACATATCGACCAAAATTATTTTGAGTGGAAAATACGTTTAGAAAAGGCATTTCAATAA
- a CDS encoding ZIP family metal transporter codes for MWLLGFLWTSAGIFIGGMLAWLFKGINKKAHIIYALCTGIILGLISFEVLPEAVESGGWLSTVIGFILGMMLFKVLHSRLHFREDKSHTVKKLYIRTGLLLMLSFAVHNLPIGITLGANEKADFTKALLQTLLFHSIPEGIILFMPLVLAGLSLFAILLISLLVSIPVALGVFIGGFLVNPFLNTIFMSFAMGMIFIVTVSEILYPALHKSTVLKVVCCTLVGFGLIGYYLHLL; via the coding sequence ATGTGGCTACTAGGGTTTTTATGGACTTCTGCAGGTATATTCATTGGTGGCATGCTCGCTTGGCTTTTTAAAGGAATTAACAAGAAAGCACATATTATTTATGCGCTTTGTACTGGGATTATTTTAGGTTTAATCAGTTTTGAGGTACTCCCGGAAGCGGTAGAGTCAGGTGGCTGGTTAAGTACGGTTATCGGATTCATTCTGGGGATGATGCTATTCAAAGTGCTACATAGCAGATTGCATTTTAGAGAAGACAAAAGTCACACTGTAAAGAAATTATATATTCGTACTGGCCTATTATTGATGCTTAGTTTTGCGGTTCATAATTTACCGATTGGAATAACGTTAGGAGCCAATGAAAAAGCCGATTTTACAAAGGCCTTACTGCAAACCCTTTTATTTCATAGTATTCCCGAGGGAATAATTTTGTTTATGCCATTAGTTTTGGCTGGGTTAAGTCTATTTGCTATTTTACTAATTTCACTACTCGTATCGATTCCAGTTGCTTTAGGTGTTTTTATCGGTGGTTTTCTAGTTAATCCTTTCCTTAATACGATCTTCATGAGTTTCGCTATGGGGATGATCTTTATCGTTACCGTATCAGAAATCTTATATCCGGCACTTCATAAATCTACAGTACTAAAAGTTGTATGCTGCACATTAGTCGGGTTTGGACTAATCGGATATTACCTTCATTTACTTTAG